From a single Lewinella sp. LCG006 genomic region:
- a CDS encoding M14 metallopeptidase family protein — translation MRTIICFLLLGIGFSVAAQTNWLSKLHEAYPDYQEKALEDRRFKHRNLVDALEKLQPPFQVKQEGSSVEERSIHSVRIGNGPVKVLLWSQMHGDEPTATAALMDIFCFLQSNDDEFATFRKNLLERLTLVFIPMLNPDGAEKFERRNALGIDLNRDALRLTSPEAQLLKRVRDELDADWGFNLHDQSRYYGAGFHTDDMATLSFLAPAYDYSKTINPSRERAMLVIAQLNDGLQQYIPGKVARYSDAFEPRAFGDNMQKWGTSTILIESGGFPDDREKQYIRRLNFASILAACHSIANQSYRSFTRADYNKIPFNNFGVYNDLLLREVKYLHPNGNSYLMDIAFDLGEREYGGNAFYFHGSIDDIGDLTYQQGYTTLAPGNYTAEIGKLFPEIMEDLAEAQALDAMSLLKAGYAVVRAKKPGPPWERHQSPLWILGAEGIYDREVATGLNPPLIIRNSAGEVVYAVINGQLVEVK, via the coding sequence ATGCGTACAATAATTTGCTTTTTATTACTCGGAATAGGGTTTTCGGTAGCAGCCCAAACCAACTGGCTGAGCAAGCTGCACGAAGCCTATCCCGATTACCAGGAGAAAGCCCTGGAGGACCGCCGCTTCAAGCACCGCAACTTGGTGGACGCGCTCGAAAAACTACAGCCCCCTTTCCAAGTAAAACAGGAAGGTAGTTCCGTAGAAGAGCGCTCCATCCACAGTGTACGCATTGGCAATGGCCCGGTGAAGGTTTTGTTGTGGTCGCAGATGCACGGTGATGAACCTACCGCGACAGCTGCCCTAATGGATATTTTCTGCTTCCTGCAATCTAATGATGACGAGTTTGCCACTTTTCGCAAAAACCTGCTAGAGCGACTGACCCTCGTGTTCATCCCCATGCTTAATCCCGATGGTGCCGAAAAATTTGAACGCAGAAACGCCCTGGGTATTGACCTCAACCGCGATGCTTTGCGGCTGACCAGTCCGGAAGCGCAATTGCTCAAACGTGTACGTGATGAACTGGATGCCGACTGGGGCTTCAACCTCCACGACCAAAGCCGGTATTATGGTGCAGGTTTCCATACCGATGATATGGCGACCCTCTCTTTTCTCGCTCCGGCTTATGATTATTCTAAAACAATCAACCCAAGCAGGGAAAGGGCCATGCTCGTCATTGCACAACTCAATGATGGTCTACAACAATACATTCCGGGCAAAGTCGCCCGCTACAGTGACGCCTTCGAGCCACGGGCTTTTGGTGACAATATGCAAAAATGGGGTACCAGCACTATACTGATTGAATCTGGCGGCTTTCCCGATGATCGTGAGAAACAGTATATCCGGCGGCTCAATTTTGCCAGCATACTGGCTGCTTGCCACAGCATCGCCAATCAATCTTACCGCAGCTTTACACGTGCGGATTACAACAAAATCCCTTTCAATAATTTCGGGGTGTACAACGACCTGCTCCTACGTGAGGTCAAATACCTTCACCCCAACGGCAATAGCTACCTCATGGATATTGCTTTTGATTTGGGCGAGCGAGAATATGGCGGAAATGCTTTTTACTTCCACGGAAGCATTGATGACATTGGTGATTTGACTTATCAACAAGGTTATACGACTTTAGCCCCAGGTAACTACACCGCTGAAATCGGCAAATTATTTCCAGAAATCATGGAGGATTTAGCAGAAGCACAAGCATTAGATGCTATGAGCTTACTGAAAGCGGGTTACGCCGTGGTACGTGCCAAAAAGCCGGGCCCGCCTTGGGAACGCCATCAATCTCCGCTCTGGATATTGGGCGCAGAAGGTATCTACGACCGCGAGGTGGCTACAGGCCTCAACCCGCCGCTGATTATCAGAAACAGTGCTGGAGAGGTGGTTTATGCCGTCATCAATGGGCAGTTGGTGGAGGTGAAATAA
- a CDS encoding TraR/DksA family transcriptional regulator, with protein MANKENITRYSDKDLEEFRILIEKKLEQTEEQLESLQSQIMEISENSSDDHGGDWVDDSATNNDIEMLNNMAIRQRKYLVDLNNALMRIKNKVYGVCLITGELIDKRRLLAVPTTTKSLTAKTDIRREEEARMTHRITDNPYVKQAKSKK; from the coding sequence ATGGCCAATAAAGAAAACATCACACGCTATTCAGACAAAGACCTGGAAGAATTCCGGATCCTGATTGAAAAGAAACTGGAACAGACCGAAGAGCAGCTCGAAAGCCTGCAGAGTCAGATCATGGAAATCTCTGAAAACTCTAGTGACGATCATGGAGGAGATTGGGTAGACGACAGTGCTACCAACAATGATATAGAGATGCTCAACAACATGGCGATCCGGCAACGCAAGTACCTCGTGGACCTCAACAATGCTTTGATGAGAATCAAAAACAAGGTCTACGGCGTCTGTTTAATCACCGGTGAACTGATTGACAAACGGCGCTTGCTAGCGGTACCCACAACCACCAAGAGCCTGACCGCTAAAACGGATATCCGTAGAGAAGAAGAAGCCCGAATGACACATCGGATTACCGACAATCCCTACGTGAAGCAAGCGAAGAGTAAGAAGTAG
- a CDS encoding PASTA domain-containing protein: MKIRVGIFFGGPSREREISFAGGRTVYDNLNQSIFTPVPIFVDSHRNWVLLDWEYIYKGSIRDFFPPVDSLPPSANHFQIYAESIAGLDDAAQQALLAKIGQPLAPEHLHQYIDVAFLSLHGIYGEDGELQSILETLKIPYTGSGVEASRIGMDKAWQKRLMHEKGFACPIVKVLDKKGWLSADLQALYEEASQQIGFPLVIRPANQGSSIGVSIIEESEGLEGFEMAVNRAFFRELIPLGEWHDRTPFDRIEYVKALGDIREGLGFPLRITLGQQQELIYHPEALLDFLNTATNNAEHLSQLFVLEAAQSEQQVILEAFISGQEFSCIVMRAEDGSSIALPPTEIIKGGEVFDYRSKYMPGLSRKETPINLPNEAIEAIRRQCESLFNKLGFQVYARIDGFYTPEGTIFLNDPNTTSGMLPSSFFFHQAAEIGLNPSQFLTLIIRLSLQERCSDQPQNEQWRALLQRLDTAIGSLQTERQQQRKIGVILGGYSFERHISVESGRNIFEKLSSSVDFAPIPVFLTGSDRQHELYQLPINLLLKDNADDIKDKIGNWKSHPVLNKIRLECAPITKKYASADVIFAPEKLTYDSLAKKVDGVFIALHGRPGEDGQIQIELEARQLPYNGSGIKSSSITIDKYRTLQLLGQHGLPVANQLLLSKNDYLVDKETFFQRVEKNFVYPLVAKPVDDGCSSAVKVIRNREQLAAYSALIFQEDQDNEREQRHILKLKVKEEFSQKDEILFEQLVTKEEGIHFLEVTGGMLTSYDDNGQIQYEVFEPSETLASGEVLSLEEKFLAGEGQNLTPARLAVGSYTYQQLLPQVQQTLERVARLLQVEGYCRIDAFVRVLADGKVETQVIEVNSLPGMTPATAIFHQAALAGYKPAVFIKKVLDYGFARQAKHTSSVVVSPPVVEPQNIAPVAAPSEVPTAPIAKTTRINTMENKSDIPVKTVSLTKGKWWRQLLDFLQTGYFLKNLAAMLAVLLFSFLLLNVFLRLYTNHGNAVQVENYEGMSIDNATKKARARGFKVSVNESPFDYSTLQGEVVDQEPAALSRIKKNRTIYLTIVGAPKEVTIPSFEDAADDYSQYRPKLRPLQVKAAIKETIFDAKLADSTILHFYYEGRKYTPSDVKRGVKVLQGKTLEFVITKKQDDYVATPALKCKRFSEVQFLLPGLDLQVGEIVGDVANRADAYVYMQDPEYRPGGKILRGSTIKIYLQEDLPAGCTEDVEINEPPSDSGGFPSDAEDNVPSRDSIGGK; encoded by the coding sequence ATGAAAATAAGAGTTGGTATCTTTTTTGGCGGTCCTTCCCGTGAGCGGGAAATTTCATTTGCAGGCGGGCGAACGGTTTATGACAACCTCAATCAAAGCATTTTTACGCCGGTACCCATTTTTGTAGACAGCCATCGCAACTGGGTCTTGCTCGACTGGGAGTACATCTATAAAGGTAGTATTCGCGACTTCTTCCCTCCTGTAGACAGCTTGCCTCCTTCGGCCAACCATTTTCAAATTTATGCCGAAAGTATCGCCGGGTTGGACGATGCGGCACAACAAGCACTGCTTGCGAAAATTGGTCAGCCATTGGCCCCAGAGCATTTGCATCAATACATCGATGTTGCTTTTCTTTCCCTACACGGGATTTATGGCGAAGATGGTGAGCTGCAAAGCATCCTCGAAACGCTCAAAATACCTTATACCGGTAGCGGTGTTGAAGCCAGTCGGATCGGGATGGACAAAGCCTGGCAAAAACGCCTCATGCATGAAAAGGGGTTTGCCTGCCCAATCGTTAAGGTATTGGATAAAAAAGGCTGGCTCAGTGCCGATCTTCAGGCATTGTACGAAGAAGCGAGTCAGCAAATCGGCTTTCCACTCGTCATCCGCCCTGCCAATCAGGGGTCTTCTATTGGTGTGAGTATCATTGAAGAAAGCGAAGGCCTGGAAGGTTTTGAGATGGCGGTCAATCGTGCTTTTTTCCGCGAGTTGATTCCACTGGGTGAATGGCACGATCGTACACCTTTTGACCGCATAGAATACGTAAAAGCATTGGGCGACATCCGCGAGGGGCTTGGCTTCCCGTTGAGGATCACGCTTGGACAGCAGCAGGAACTCATCTACCATCCGGAAGCCCTCCTCGACTTTTTGAATACAGCAACCAACAACGCCGAGCACCTTAGCCAGCTTTTCGTTTTGGAAGCAGCACAATCAGAGCAGCAAGTTATTCTAGAGGCTTTCATCAGCGGGCAGGAGTTTTCTTGTATTGTTATGCGTGCCGAAGATGGTTCATCAATTGCCTTACCTCCGACCGAAATCATCAAGGGGGGAGAGGTCTTTGACTATCGCTCTAAATATATGCCTGGTCTTTCCCGCAAGGAAACCCCGATCAACCTACCTAATGAAGCCATTGAAGCGATCCGGCGACAATGCGAAAGTTTGTTCAACAAGCTGGGCTTCCAGGTTTATGCCCGTATTGATGGCTTTTATACCCCAGAAGGCACCATCTTCCTGAATGACCCGAACACGACTTCGGGAATGCTACCCAGTTCCTTCTTCTTTCATCAGGCTGCTGAAATTGGCCTCAATCCAAGCCAGTTTCTTACGCTCATTATTCGCTTGTCTCTCCAGGAACGCTGTAGTGACCAGCCTCAAAACGAACAATGGCGAGCCCTGCTGCAACGTCTGGACACGGCTATTGGCAGCCTTCAAACAGAGCGGCAACAGCAGCGCAAAATTGGCGTTATCCTCGGCGGCTATTCCTTTGAACGCCATATTTCGGTAGAGAGTGGTCGGAATATTTTCGAAAAACTTTCCAGCTCTGTCGACTTTGCTCCTATACCTGTTTTCCTCACCGGGTCGGATCGTCAACACGAGTTGTATCAGCTGCCCATCAATCTGCTACTCAAAGACAATGCAGATGACATCAAGGATAAAATTGGCAACTGGAAGAGCCACCCGGTACTGAATAAAATCAGACTAGAATGCGCGCCAATCACCAAAAAATACGCGTCGGCTGATGTTATTTTTGCACCAGAAAAACTGACGTACGACAGCCTTGCCAAAAAGGTTGACGGCGTATTCATAGCACTCCACGGGCGCCCCGGAGAAGATGGCCAAATTCAGATTGAGCTTGAAGCGCGGCAGCTTCCCTACAATGGGTCAGGGATTAAATCTTCCAGCATTACCATTGATAAATACCGGACTTTGCAGCTCTTGGGCCAACACGGGCTGCCCGTTGCCAACCAGTTGTTGCTGAGTAAAAATGATTACCTCGTAGATAAGGAAACTTTCTTTCAGCGCGTAGAGAAAAACTTTGTGTACCCACTGGTTGCCAAACCGGTAGATGACGGGTGCAGCTCGGCGGTGAAGGTGATTCGCAATCGAGAACAATTGGCCGCCTACAGCGCGCTTATTTTCCAGGAAGATCAGGACAACGAACGCGAACAGCGGCATATTCTCAAACTGAAAGTCAAGGAAGAGTTTTCTCAAAAAGATGAAATTCTCTTTGAGCAATTGGTGACCAAGGAAGAAGGTATTCATTTCCTGGAAGTGACCGGAGGTATGCTTACTTCTTACGATGATAATGGTCAAATCCAATACGAGGTTTTTGAGCCCAGCGAAACCCTCGCCAGTGGTGAAGTACTGTCGCTAGAAGAAAAATTCCTCGCTGGTGAAGGCCAAAACCTTACGCCCGCACGTCTGGCAGTAGGGAGCTATACCTATCAGCAACTTTTGCCTCAAGTGCAGCAAACCCTGGAGCGTGTAGCTCGTCTCCTGCAAGTGGAAGGCTATTGCCGAATTGATGCTTTTGTGCGAGTTCTGGCCGATGGCAAAGTGGAAACACAGGTCATCGAAGTCAACTCCTTACCCGGGATGACCCCCGCTACCGCCATTTTTCATCAGGCTGCACTTGCTGGTTATAAACCTGCGGTATTTATAAAGAAAGTTTTAGATTATGGCTTTGCCCGCCAGGCTAAACATACTTCATCGGTAGTAGTCTCTCCTCCAGTAGTGGAGCCCCAAAATATCGCTCCTGTCGCTGCACCAAGCGAAGTGCCCACCGCTCCTATTGCGAAAACAACACGTATCAACACTATGGAAAACAAATCTGACATACCGGTTAAAACCGTTAGCCTGACTAAAGGAAAATGGTGGCGACAATTACTGGATTTTCTTCAAACCGGTTATTTTCTGAAAAACCTGGCAGCCATGCTGGCTGTATTGCTCTTCAGCTTTTTGCTGCTGAACGTTTTTCTTCGCCTTTACACCAATCACGGCAATGCCGTACAGGTGGAGAATTACGAAGGTATGAGCATTGACAATGCGACCAAAAAAGCCCGGGCTCGTGGCTTCAAGGTGAGTGTAAATGAGTCGCCTTTCGATTACAGCACCTTGCAAGGAGAGGTCGTAGATCAAGAACCAGCTGCCCTAAGTCGCATCAAAAAGAACAGAACCATTTATTTAACCATCGTAGGAGCACCAAAAGAAGTAACAATTCCTTCTTTTGAGGACGCTGCCGATGATTACAGCCAGTATCGCCCGAAGCTCCGTCCTCTGCAAGTGAAAGCAGCCATCAAAGAAACCATTTTTGATGCCAAGCTAGCAGACAGTACCATCTTGCATTTTTATTACGAAGGGCGTAAGTACACTCCTTCTGATGTAAAAAGAGGTGTAAAAGTGCTGCAAGGAAAAACGCTGGAGTTTGTGATTACCAAGAAACAGGATGATTACGTTGCTACACCAGCATTGAAGTGCAAGCGCTTCAGTGAAGTGCAGTTTCTTTTGCCAGGCCTTGATTTACAGGTTGGAGAAATCGTGGGCGATGTTGCCAATCGTGCCGATGCCTATGTTTATATGCAGGACCCCGAATATCGCCCAGGAGGTAAAATCCTGCGCGGGTCTACCATCAAAATTTATCTTCAGGAGGATCTCCCTGCCGGCTGTACGGAAGATGTAGAAATCAATGAGCCTCCTAGTGATAGTGGCGGCTTCCCTTCTGATGCCGAAGACAACGTGCCATCAAGAGACAGCATCGGCGGGAAGTAA
- a CDS encoding T9SS type A sorting domain-containing protein codes for MKVIATTCFFALLTTLAYGQKEVDLTSNPRIEAHFASEQRALGILSDDTAVSLPKTSCYSPADPDVIPVLAGQTVRIKINFDTTGLGANGYYECNNCNSLVAGAAGIVTNTNSEPVDSLFFMANLGVEAATEIVEIRYCNEDGSVCTEEAITYTFLARRPGGNDYPPAITVQPEEAINLEIPLNLPGTLTCNFFGDCPDIYEGREQLAYFTDYSGPVNTMVYKASRVDGLDSLCVVLCDDNGICDTTHYAFRINVSSILPPFYDDFSYDSPVPAAGLWLDKEVYVNTEMPFNPRSVGVATFDGLSNRGRPYGNGYGPADRLTSTYLNTINGNWMLSFWLQRGGIADRPEIQDSLVLQFRDEEDDWISVMSFEGISPNVPFNERDTFQFYSVPVSADYQHDRFQFRFVNYNDRNGIRDNWHLDYVRLDNNPTGSQDFNDIAFTYPPDFILENYTSMPWRHFQPQLDVELRRNIAVGVYNHFATDQNASPSSAAIEELNTGINPFGAVPTLFNGLETNVAAQESIFKGYNLQGDPSGFSNVYDNYAAQMGSADFDGFDALDFRLSYSLNNTSQEGLDFVQRNDEVSRTTHFGDYFAYDDGSAESAIQTSSNRQVAIVYTAAVADTIHGVQMHFANANVDFSDQQFRLRIWIGELDDSPEYSQIYTPVYASAFFDTLQGFTSYRLLDENGDLAPLGIPAGTFYVGWQQASTCAFSECISIGYDRNRPQAKEFIFADNGTGFAPISGVTDGALMLRPYLSSDIGVTSVESVAANKAIALKLFPNPASSQLFLRTSLEDTSNTQLIIYNSTGQQVFRQPFAEVINITNLSAGMYFVQLQGVDGNLSTPERLIVIK; via the coding sequence ATGAAAGTAATAGCTACGACCTGCTTCTTTGCGCTCTTGACCACACTTGCTTACGGACAAAAAGAAGTTGATCTCACCTCTAACCCCAGGATAGAGGCCCATTTTGCCAGTGAACAACGTGCACTTGGCATTCTTTCTGACGATACCGCCGTATCTCTTCCGAAGACCTCCTGTTATTCACCTGCTGATCCGGATGTTATTCCGGTGCTTGCTGGACAAACAGTTCGCATCAAGATAAATTTTGACACCACCGGCTTGGGAGCCAATGGTTATTACGAATGTAACAATTGTAATAGCCTCGTAGCTGGTGCAGCGGGTATCGTGACAAACACCAACAGCGAACCTGTAGATAGCCTTTTCTTCATGGCCAATCTCGGGGTTGAAGCGGCTACAGAAATAGTAGAGATCCGCTATTGCAACGAAGATGGCTCGGTATGTACAGAAGAGGCCATCACCTACACTTTTCTAGCACGCCGCCCCGGAGGTAATGATTACCCACCAGCCATTACCGTCCAGCCGGAAGAAGCGATCAACCTGGAGATTCCGCTCAACCTCCCGGGGACACTCACCTGCAATTTCTTCGGAGACTGCCCTGACATATATGAAGGCCGTGAACAACTGGCCTACTTCACAGATTATTCCGGGCCTGTCAACACCATGGTTTACAAGGCTAGCCGTGTCGACGGTTTGGATTCTCTTTGTGTTGTACTCTGTGATGACAATGGTATATGCGATACCACCCACTACGCCTTCCGAATCAATGTAAGCAGTATTTTACCTCCTTTTTATGATGATTTCTCCTACGACAGCCCTGTCCCGGCAGCGGGCCTCTGGCTAGACAAGGAAGTTTATGTCAACACAGAAATGCCCTTCAATCCGCGATCAGTCGGAGTAGCCACCTTTGATGGGCTCAGCAACCGAGGGCGCCCTTACGGCAATGGTTACGGCCCCGCTGACCGGCTGACCTCCACTTACCTGAATACCATCAATGGCAACTGGATGCTTTCTTTTTGGTTGCAACGTGGTGGTATTGCCGATCGCCCAGAAATACAGGATTCACTGGTATTGCAATTTCGCGACGAGGAAGATGACTGGATTTCCGTCATGTCTTTCGAGGGGATCTCTCCCAACGTTCCATTTAATGAAAGAGATACTTTTCAGTTTTATTCTGTGCCGGTTTCCGCTGATTATCAGCACGATCGTTTTCAATTCCGTTTTGTGAATTACAATGATCGTAATGGTATTCGTGACAATTGGCACCTGGATTACGTCCGTCTTGACAACAACCCCACCGGTAGCCAGGATTTCAACGATATCGCTTTTACTTACCCTCCTGATTTTATTCTCGAAAATTACACCAGTATGCCCTGGCGGCATTTCCAGCCGCAGCTCGATGTAGAATTGCGACGCAATATTGCCGTAGGCGTTTACAACCATTTTGCCACGGATCAGAATGCAAGTCCATCTAGCGCAGCCATCGAAGAATTGAATACCGGCATCAATCCTTTTGGCGCAGTACCTACCCTTTTCAATGGTTTGGAAACCAATGTTGCCGCACAAGAAAGCATATTCAAAGGTTATAATCTGCAAGGAGACCCTTCCGGGTTTAGTAATGTTTATGACAATTACGCGGCACAGATGGGCAGTGCAGATTTTGATGGTTTTGACGCTTTGGACTTTCGCTTATCCTACAGTTTGAACAACACTTCTCAGGAAGGATTGGATTTTGTACAGCGCAATGACGAGGTAAGCAGAACCACGCATTTTGGCGACTATTTTGCCTACGACGATGGCTCTGCCGAAAGTGCTATCCAAACCAGTTCCAACCGCCAGGTAGCAATTGTCTATACCGCAGCCGTTGCTGATACCATTCACGGCGTACAAATGCATTTTGCGAATGCCAATGTTGATTTTTCTGATCAACAGTTTCGCTTGCGTATCTGGATTGGAGAATTGGATGATAGCCCGGAGTACAGCCAGATTTATACCCCTGTGTACGCCAGTGCTTTTTTTGATACACTGCAAGGCTTCACCTCTTATCGCTTGTTGGATGAAAATGGTGATCTGGCTCCCCTGGGTATTCCAGCGGGCACCTTCTATGTAGGTTGGCAACAAGCATCAACCTGTGCTTTTTCAGAATGTATCTCTATTGGTTACGACCGCAATCGCCCTCAGGCAAAAGAATTTATTTTTGCAGACAATGGTACCGGGTTCGCGCCTATTTCTGGAGTTACGGATGGAGCCCTCATGTTGCGTCCTTATCTCAGCAGCGATATTGGTGTCACCTCCGTTGAGTCCGTTGCGGCAAATAAGGCAATTGCATTAAAGCTCTTCCCCAACCCTGCCAGCTCACAACTATTTTTGAGAACCAGCTTGGAAGATACCAGCAATACCCAACTTATTATTTACAATAGCACCGGGCAACAAGTCTTCCGCCAACCTTTTGCGGAGGTCATAAATATCACTAACTTGTCTGCCGGGATGTACTTCGTTCAACTGCAAGGAGTTGACGGTAACCTAAGTACGCCTGAACGCTTAATTGTAATTAAGTAA
- a CDS encoding rhodanese-like domain-containing protein, which translates to MDISVKDLKARMDAGDQDFVLIDVREPGEHDAFNIGGTLIPVGTIAGALDDLEEHKNSEVIVYCRSGARSGMAQGFLQQAGFKNVRNLTGGMMAWQAMQG; encoded by the coding sequence ATGGATATCAGCGTAAAAGACCTCAAAGCCCGCATGGATGCCGGCGATCAGGATTTTGTTTTAATTGACGTGCGGGAACCCGGTGAACACGATGCCTTCAACATTGGAGGAACACTGATCCCCGTAGGCACCATCGCTGGCGCATTGGACGATCTGGAGGAGCATAAAAACAGTGAGGTCATTGTTTACTGCCGTAGTGGTGCTCGTAGTGGTATGGCACAAGGATTTTTACAGCAGGCAGGCTTCAAGAATGTTCGCAACCTGACCGGAGGCATGATGGCCTGGCAGGCCATGCAGGGATAA
- a CDS encoding SPOR domain-containing protein has protein sequence MSKLDILTIAIVIVCLAALGYLVYKIVNLVNPPEEPTTSIQDSYEDTASTDENTYQDWDTEVDTAEGDVDLDDEQVPNYGNTDTDENAPGASSSNTTTDEMDDETTGVAEESATNTSSTGSTATTPAPVTNNSSSAASSGRYMVLAGSYRQRVNADNQVARLRKMGYNNAEVSLFDRGSYAVVLVDRFSTYGDAKRLVNELASKGIDALVDEKK, from the coding sequence ATGTCAAAACTTGATATTCTAACAATTGCCATTGTTATAGTGTGCTTGGCTGCACTAGGTTACCTGGTTTACAAGATTGTCAACCTTGTAAATCCACCCGAGGAACCGACCACTTCTATCCAGGATAGCTATGAAGATACCGCCAGTACGGATGAAAATACTTACCAGGATTGGGACACTGAAGTAGATACCGCAGAAGGTGATGTCGACCTGGACGATGAGCAGGTTCCTAATTATGGAAATACGGATACCGACGAGAATGCCCCTGGTGCCTCCAGTAGCAATACCACTACCGACGAAATGGACGATGAGACAACGGGTGTCGCTGAAGAAAGTGCTACCAATACCTCCTCGACAGGCAGCACGGCAACCACTCCGGCGCCTGTTACCAATAATAGCTCAAGTGCTGCCAGCAGTGGGCGGTACATGGTATTGGCAGGCTCTTATCGACAAAGGGTAAATGCCGACAACCAAGTGGCACGACTTCGCAAAATGGGTTATAACAATGCTGAAGTAAGCCTCTTTGATCGTGGTTCCTATGCGGTTGTGCTAGTGGATCGTTTCAGTACTTATGGCGATGCTAAGCGATTGGTTAATGAACTAGCCAGTAAAGGTATTGATGCGCTTGTCGACGAGAAAAAGTAG
- a CDS encoding ankyrin repeat domain-containing protein, with protein MRNLLYFCALVILATSSVQAQEETTLTEAPTSNAADVLNMPSKWDKLKEDKKIRFLFAAVERGDVELAQTMLPDVQLPFYQYNNEGETLLTVAIKAGQYEMVKWLCEDAVINLKNEDGETPLTLAIKAQNRGIIDLVLQRAKADLPNDQDETPLLLAISYGYEPAFLKQLTELGANPNRLSNGVSPLSRAVEKENIASAAMLIRKGADPSIANKDGVIPLYQAVRMDHAVLAGVLLHRSSQPGNDANWQTPNGETLTNMAVAQENTAMLRVLVEKGANVNTVDYLENTPLHLAAERGMTDAVAILLANGAFVDAVNIMGTTPIMAAAQRGHDELANQLAQAGANPNLRDYSGIAANDFGNYEYTDPYLQQEVDFLLQESHD; from the coding sequence ATGCGTAATCTATTATATTTCTGCGCGCTGGTAATTTTAGCGACGAGTAGTGTACAAGCTCAAGAAGAAACAACCCTTACCGAGGCCCCAACCAGCAATGCTGCGGATGTCCTCAATATGCCCTCCAAATGGGATAAACTTAAGGAGGACAAAAAAATCCGCTTCCTCTTTGCTGCTGTAGAACGTGGTGACGTAGAGCTGGCACAAACGATGTTGCCAGATGTTCAGCTTCCTTTCTACCAGTACAATAATGAAGGGGAGACCCTACTGACGGTGGCCATTAAAGCCGGACAGTACGAAATGGTAAAATGGCTTTGTGAGGATGCGGTTATCAACCTCAAAAACGAAGATGGAGAAACGCCATTGACCCTAGCCATTAAAGCTCAGAATAGGGGCATTATTGATCTAGTCTTGCAAAGAGCCAAGGCCGACTTGCCCAACGACCAAGATGAAACACCGCTCCTATTAGCGATCTCTTATGGTTACGAACCCGCTTTTTTGAAACAATTAACCGAACTGGGTGCCAACCCTAATCGCTTGTCGAACGGTGTCAGCCCACTTTCTCGTGCCGTCGAAAAAGAAAATATAGCCAGTGCTGCTATGCTGATTCGCAAAGGTGCCGACCCCAGTATTGCCAATAAAGATGGCGTTATCCCCTTGTACCAAGCCGTAAGAATGGACCATGCCGTACTGGCAGGCGTTTTACTGCATCGCAGCAGCCAACCAGGCAATGATGCCAACTGGCAGACCCCCAATGGTGAAACCTTAACCAACATGGCCGTGGCCCAGGAGAATACGGCAATGCTTCGCGTTTTGGTAGAAAAAGGAGCCAATGTAAACACGGTTGACTACCTGGAAAACACGCCGCTTCACCTGGCCGCAGAGAGAGGTATGACGGATGCCGTAGCTATTTTGTTGGCCAACGGTGCTTTTGTTGATGCGGTCAATATCATGGGCACTACGCCCATCATGGCTGCTGCCCAGCGCGGACACGATGAACTCGCTAATCAATTGGCACAAGCCGGAGCGAACCCTAATTTGCGGGATTATTCCGGAATTGCGGCCAATGATTTTGGCAACTATGAATACACTGACCCTTACCTCCAACAAGAAGTTGATTTCCTTTTGCAGGAATCCCATGATTAA